A genome region from Etheostoma cragini isolate CJK2018 chromosome 4, CSU_Ecrag_1.0, whole genome shotgun sequence includes the following:
- the LOC117943574 gene encoding proto-oncogene tyrosine-protein kinase Src-like isoform X1: MGAGKSKPKEPGQRSMSLDGTIGTGSDSGHFHHLGPAQQTQTPNRSPAVGTGRRGHQGQHQLAPTNTPELALFGGVDHTGTITSPQRGPLSGGVTTFVALYDYESRTASDLTFRKGDRLQIVNNTKKYSFREGDWWLARSLTTGESGYIPSNYVAPSDSIQAEEWYFGKITRRDSERLLLNLQNRRGTFLVRESETTKGAYCLSVLDYDNTKGLNVKHYKIRKLDSGGFYITSRTQFTSLQQLVFHYRKHSDGLCHALSDVCPVSKPQTQGLARDAWEIPRESLRLDLKLGQGCFGEVWMGTWNGTTRVAIKTLKPGTMSPEAFLQEAQVMKKLRHEKLVQLYAVVSEEPIYIVTEYMSQGSLLDFLKGEAGKMLRLPQLVDMSSQIAAGMAYVERMNYVHRDLRAANILVGDNLVCKVADFGLARLIEDNEYTARQGAKFPIKWTAPEAALYGRFTIKSDVWSFGVLLTELATKGRVPYPGMVNREVLDQVERGYRMPCPAECPSSLHELMLSCWRKDPEERPTFEYLQGFLEDYFTSTEPQYQPGENL; the protein is encoded by the exons ATGGGGGCGGGCAAGAGCAAGCCCAAGGAGCCGGGCCAGCGCTCCATGAGCCTGGACGGAACCATCGGCACAGGCTCCGACAGCGGCCACTTCCACCACCTGGGACCTGCCCAGCAGACCCAAACCCCCAACAGGAGCCCTGCCGTTGGGACAGGCAGGCGGGGGCATCAAGGACAACACCAGCTCGCCCCCACAAACACTCCTGAGCTGGCTCTCTTTGGAGGGGTGGACCACACAGGCACCATCACCTCGCCTCAGAGAGGACCTCTCTCAG GAGGTGTCACTACATTTGTGGCACTGTATGACTATGAGTCACGGACAGCGTCTGATTTGACCTTTAGGAAAGGCGACAGGCTGCAGATTGTCAACAACAC GAAAAAGTACAGCTTCAG agAAGGGGACTGGTGGCTCGCTCGCTCCCTGACGACAGGAGAGAGTGGTTATATCCCCAGCAACTATGTGGCTCCGTCCGACTCCATCCAAGCAGAAGA GTGGTATTTTGGGAAGATCACTCGGCGCGACTCCGAGAGGCTCCTTTTGAACCTGCAGAACAGGCGAGGAACCTTCTTGGTGAGGGAGAGCGAGACCACTAAAG GAGCATATTGCCTGTCAGTGCTGGATTATGATAACACCAAAGGCCTGAATGTTAAACATTACAAGATCAGGAAGCTGGATAGCGGAGGTTTCTACATCACCTCCCGCACCCAGTTCACAAGCCTACAGCAGCTAGTCTTCCACTACCGCA AGCACTCTGATGGGCTGTGCCACGCTCTATCAGACGTGTGTCCTGTGTCCAAACCTCAGACCCAGGGACTGGCCAGGGACGCCTGGGAGATTCCCAGAGAGTCCCTTCGCCTCGACCTTAAACTGGGACAGGGCTGCTTTGGAGAGGTCTGGATGG GCACTTGGAATGGTACAACACGTGTAGCCATTAAGACCCTGAAGCCTGGCACCATGTCTCCAGAGGCCTTTCTTCAGGAAGCACAGGTCATGAAGAAGTTGAGGCATGAGAAGCTGGTCCAGCTGTATGCAGTTGTGTCTGAGGAGCCTATCTACATTGTGACAGAATATATGAGCCAAG GCAGCTTACTGGACTTCCTTAAGGGGGAAGCAGGAAAGATGCTTCGTCTGCCTCAACTAGTAGACATGTCTTCTCAG ATTGCAGCAGGCATGGCCTACGTGGAGAGGATGAACTACGTCCACAGAGACCTGCGTGCAGCCAACATCCTGGTGGGAGACAACCTGGTGTGTAAAGTGGCCGACTTCGGCCTGGCAAGACTCATTGAAGACAACGAGTACACTGCCAGACAGG GAGCTAAATTCCCAATCAAATGGACGGCACCAGAGGCAGCTCTGTACGGTCGTTTCACCATCAAGTCAGATGTCTGGTCCTTCGGTGTGCTGCTCACAGAACTGGCAACTAAAGGCAGAGTCCCCTATCCAG GTATGGTTAACCGCGAGGTGCTGGACCAGGTGGAGCGCGGCTACAGGATGCCGTGCCCGGCAGAGTGCCCCAGCTCTTTGCATGAGCTCATGCTCTCTTGCTGGAGGAAGGACCCAGAAGAGAGACCTACATTTGAGTACCTGCAGGGTTTCCTAGAGGACTACTTCACCTCCACAGAACCGCAGTATCAGCCGGGGGAGAACTTATAG
- the manbal gene encoding protein MANBAL, with the protein MSAELDLSPPEVPEPTFLESLLRYGLFLGAIFQLICILAVIVPTSKGHEQ; encoded by the exons ATGTCTGCAGAACTGGACCTGTCCCCTCCAGAGGTCCCTGAACCCACCTTTCTAGAGAGCCTACTGCGCTATGGGCTGTTTCTGGGTGCCATCTTCCAGCTCATTTGCATCTTGGCTGTCATCGTCCCCACATCCAAGGGACATGAACAG TAG
- the LOC117943574 gene encoding proto-oncogene tyrosine-protein kinase Src-like isoform X2, producing MGAGKSKPKEPGQRSMSLDGTIGTGSDSGHFHHLGPAQQTQTPNRSPAVGTGRRGHQGQHQLAPTNTPELALFGGVDHTGTITSPQRGPLSGGVTTFVALYDYESRTASDLTFRKGDRLQIVNNTEGDWWLARSLTTGESGYIPSNYVAPSDSIQAEEWYFGKITRRDSERLLLNLQNRRGTFLVRESETTKGAYCLSVLDYDNTKGLNVKHYKIRKLDSGGFYITSRTQFTSLQQLVFHYRKHSDGLCHALSDVCPVSKPQTQGLARDAWEIPRESLRLDLKLGQGCFGEVWMGTWNGTTRVAIKTLKPGTMSPEAFLQEAQVMKKLRHEKLVQLYAVVSEEPIYIVTEYMSQGSLLDFLKGEAGKMLRLPQLVDMSSQIAAGMAYVERMNYVHRDLRAANILVGDNLVCKVADFGLARLIEDNEYTARQGAKFPIKWTAPEAALYGRFTIKSDVWSFGVLLTELATKGRVPYPGMVNREVLDQVERGYRMPCPAECPSSLHELMLSCWRKDPEERPTFEYLQGFLEDYFTSTEPQYQPGENL from the exons ATGGGGGCGGGCAAGAGCAAGCCCAAGGAGCCGGGCCAGCGCTCCATGAGCCTGGACGGAACCATCGGCACAGGCTCCGACAGCGGCCACTTCCACCACCTGGGACCTGCCCAGCAGACCCAAACCCCCAACAGGAGCCCTGCCGTTGGGACAGGCAGGCGGGGGCATCAAGGACAACACCAGCTCGCCCCCACAAACACTCCTGAGCTGGCTCTCTTTGGAGGGGTGGACCACACAGGCACCATCACCTCGCCTCAGAGAGGACCTCTCTCAG GAGGTGTCACTACATTTGTGGCACTGTATGACTATGAGTCACGGACAGCGTCTGATTTGACCTTTAGGAAAGGCGACAGGCTGCAGATTGTCAACAACAC agAAGGGGACTGGTGGCTCGCTCGCTCCCTGACGACAGGAGAGAGTGGTTATATCCCCAGCAACTATGTGGCTCCGTCCGACTCCATCCAAGCAGAAGA GTGGTATTTTGGGAAGATCACTCGGCGCGACTCCGAGAGGCTCCTTTTGAACCTGCAGAACAGGCGAGGAACCTTCTTGGTGAGGGAGAGCGAGACCACTAAAG GAGCATATTGCCTGTCAGTGCTGGATTATGATAACACCAAAGGCCTGAATGTTAAACATTACAAGATCAGGAAGCTGGATAGCGGAGGTTTCTACATCACCTCCCGCACCCAGTTCACAAGCCTACAGCAGCTAGTCTTCCACTACCGCA AGCACTCTGATGGGCTGTGCCACGCTCTATCAGACGTGTGTCCTGTGTCCAAACCTCAGACCCAGGGACTGGCCAGGGACGCCTGGGAGATTCCCAGAGAGTCCCTTCGCCTCGACCTTAAACTGGGACAGGGCTGCTTTGGAGAGGTCTGGATGG GCACTTGGAATGGTACAACACGTGTAGCCATTAAGACCCTGAAGCCTGGCACCATGTCTCCAGAGGCCTTTCTTCAGGAAGCACAGGTCATGAAGAAGTTGAGGCATGAGAAGCTGGTCCAGCTGTATGCAGTTGTGTCTGAGGAGCCTATCTACATTGTGACAGAATATATGAGCCAAG GCAGCTTACTGGACTTCCTTAAGGGGGAAGCAGGAAAGATGCTTCGTCTGCCTCAACTAGTAGACATGTCTTCTCAG ATTGCAGCAGGCATGGCCTACGTGGAGAGGATGAACTACGTCCACAGAGACCTGCGTGCAGCCAACATCCTGGTGGGAGACAACCTGGTGTGTAAAGTGGCCGACTTCGGCCTGGCAAGACTCATTGAAGACAACGAGTACACTGCCAGACAGG GAGCTAAATTCCCAATCAAATGGACGGCACCAGAGGCAGCTCTGTACGGTCGTTTCACCATCAAGTCAGATGTCTGGTCCTTCGGTGTGCTGCTCACAGAACTGGCAACTAAAGGCAGAGTCCCCTATCCAG GTATGGTTAACCGCGAGGTGCTGGACCAGGTGGAGCGCGGCTACAGGATGCCGTGCCCGGCAGAGTGCCCCAGCTCTTTGCATGAGCTCATGCTCTCTTGCTGGAGGAAGGACCCAGAAGAGAGACCTACATTTGAGTACCTGCAGGGTTTCCTAGAGGACTACTTCACCTCCACAGAACCGCAGTATCAGCCGGGGGAGAACTTATAG